In a single window of the Aridibaculum aurantiacum genome:
- a CDS encoding sensor histidine kinase translates to MLSTKNLSPQQLSLYTATILSIPIGLGFLVVSTDWWIALVAFFITLGGSYWLIQFTLERFIYRKIKLIYKFIYQTKASKREETYYKYILPQKSIDEVRLDVEKWAEQKREEIEVLKNNEAYRKEFLQNLAHEFKTPIFAIQGYVDTLLEGALDNPAVNKRFLENAAKNVDRMVTLVSDLDEISRLESGEQPLQKKNFVIQDLVREAFDSLSIKTAEKNIKCSFKKGCETPLTVYADKEKIRQVIINLVSNSIKYGNVDGSIVASIYKTDSNHALVEISDDGIGIAEEHLPRIFERFYRTDRGRSREVGGSGIGLAIAKHIVEAHGQTIHVRSKLDIGTTVGFTLERR, encoded by the coding sequence ATGCTAAGCACCAAAAATCTTTCACCCCAACAGCTTTCGCTTTATACGGCTACCATTTTATCTATACCCATTGGTTTGGGTTTCCTGGTGGTGAGTACGGATTGGTGGATAGCACTGGTGGCTTTTTTCATTACGCTCGGCGGAAGCTACTGGCTCATCCAGTTCACCCTGGAAAGGTTCATCTACCGCAAGATCAAACTCATCTACAAGTTTATTTACCAAACCAAAGCTTCCAAGCGCGAAGAGACCTACTACAAATACATTCTGCCGCAAAAAAGTATAGATGAGGTGCGGCTGGATGTAGAAAAATGGGCAGAGCAAAAACGGGAAGAGATTGAGGTGCTGAAAAATAATGAAGCATACCGTAAAGAGTTTTTACAGAACCTGGCGCATGAATTCAAGACTCCCATTTTTGCCATACAAGGATATGTAGATACGCTGCTGGAAGGAGCATTGGATAATCCTGCGGTAAACAAAAGGTTCTTAGAGAATGCAGCCAAAAATGTTGACCGTATGGTGACATTGGTCAGTGACCTGGATGAAATATCTAGATTGGAAAGTGGCGAGCAGCCGTTGCAGAAAAAGAATTTCGTCATTCAAGACCTGGTGCGTGAAGCTTTTGATAGTTTATCTATAAAGACGGCAGAAAAGAATATTAAGTGCTCGTTTAAGAAAGGCTGCGAGACGCCACTGACGGTTTATGCCGATAAAGAAAAGATTCGCCAGGTTATCATCAACCTGGTAAGTAACTCTATTAAGTATGGTAATGTAGATGGATCCATTGTAGCGAGCATTTACAAAACCGACAGCAACCATGCCCTAGTAGAGATAAGCGATGACGGCATAGGAATAGCCGAAGAACATTTACCTCGCATCTTCGAAAGATTTTACCGTACTGACCGTGGCCGCAGCCGCGAAGTAGGTGGCTCTGGTATTGGTCTTGCCATTGCCAAACATATAGTAGAAGCGCATGGGCAAACCATACATGTGCGCAGTAAACTAGATATTGGAACTACGGTTGGCTTTACGCTCGAAAGAAGATAG
- a CDS encoding response regulator transcription factor encodes MKGKKVLIADDEQDILEIIGYNLTKEGYEVRTAQNGKEALEEVASFKPHLAILDIMMPGMTGVEVCRLLRAQPQYNEMLIMFLTALSDESSQIQGLETGADDYLNKPISPKVLTSRVNAIFRRLQQEADTALHLGMMTIDPVKFVVIMQDQEISLAKKEFELLYLLASKPGKVFLRNEILNSVWGTEVIVGDRTIDVHIRKIRQKLGIDCVTTVKGVGYKFEV; translated from the coding sequence ATGAAAGGTAAGAAGGTACTCATAGCTGATGACGAACAGGATATTTTAGAAATAATTGGATATAATCTTACCAAAGAAGGTTACGAAGTAAGAACGGCACAAAATGGGAAAGAAGCATTAGAAGAGGTAGCTTCTTTTAAACCGCACCTGGCAATACTGGATATCATGATGCCTGGAATGACAGGCGTGGAAGTATGCAGGTTGCTGCGGGCTCAGCCGCAGTACAATGAAATGCTCATCATGTTCCTGACAGCACTGAGCGATGAATCCTCTCAAATTCAAGGTCTTGAGACTGGCGCAGACGATTACCTAAACAAGCCAATTAGCCCGAAGGTGCTTACCAGCAGGGTGAATGCTATCTTCAGAAGACTTCAACAAGAAGCTGACACCGCGCTTCACCTGGGCATGATGACCATTGACCCGGTTAAGTTTGTGGTGATTATGCAAGACCAGGAGATCAGCCTGGCAAAGAAAGAATTTGAATTATTATACCTGCTGGCATCCAAGCCGGGCAAGGTTTTCCTGAGAAACGAAATACTGAATAGCGTTTGGGGAACAGAAGTGATTGTTGGCGATCGCACCATAGATGTTCATATTCGTAAGATCAGGCAAAAGCTAGGCATTGATTGTGTAACAACAGTGAAAGGTGTAGGATATAAGTTTGAAGTGTAA
- a CDS encoding ABC transporter ATP-binding protein yields MNKAELSATFATMADAVVKKGFDYSLFKRVFQYVKPYGRFFYLSIVLSIILAVFAPVRPYLINLTVDAATGKAFTPPAWLTTFIGSTNVADAYRFIVSVTIFQLVFIFIEVAMRFVFSFITASLGQSVVKDLRVTVYKKIMKLNLSQFDKTPIGTLTTRTINDIESINDIFADGLIPIISDLLSILFTLGVMFYMDWQLTLISLIPFPILIVATYYFKNSVNRSFNRVRNAVSALNAFVQEHITGMHIVQAFAAEEKELKKFTQINKEHRNANINAIFAYSIFFPVVEVVLAVSMGLLVWWIAGNQLDAGLLIAFILYLNQIFRPLRVIADKFNVIQMGMIASERVFKVMDNDDVIKYEGQHAPASIKGKVEFDRVSFAYLEDQYVLKDISFSVQPGETVALVGHTGSGKTSIISLLNRLYHIQKGEIRIDDVKIEEYKLDALRSSIGVVLQDVFLFSGSVLDNITLRNPAITREQVEQAAKLIDVHDFILSLPGGYDYNVMERGNTLSLGQRQLLSFIRALLYNPSILILDEATSSIDTESELLIQHAIDKLISGRTSIVIAHRLSTIRKANKIIVLDKGEIKEIGNHEELLANGGHYSKLVEMQFEKLKGVIV; encoded by the coding sequence ATGAACAAAGCAGAACTTTCCGCTACTTTTGCAACCATGGCCGATGCAGTAGTTAAGAAAGGATTTGATTATTCATTATTCAAGCGCGTTTTCCAGTATGTAAAGCCATATGGCCGTTTCTTCTACCTGAGTATTGTCTTGTCCATTATCTTGGCTGTTTTTGCGCCGGTTCGTCCATATCTAATTAATCTTACTGTAGATGCTGCTACTGGTAAAGCATTCACTCCTCCGGCGTGGCTCACCACATTTATTGGTAGTACTAATGTTGCCGATGCTTACCGCTTCATTGTTTCAGTTACTATATTTCAGCTGGTTTTTATTTTTATTGAAGTGGCCATGCGGTTTGTCTTTTCCTTCATTACCGCATCACTGGGGCAGAGTGTAGTAAAGGACCTGCGCGTTACGGTGTACAAGAAGATAATGAAGCTCAACCTGTCACAGTTCGATAAGACACCCATTGGCACCCTTACCACCCGCACCATAAATGACATTGAAAGCATCAATGATATTTTTGCCGATGGCCTGATACCTATTATTTCTGACCTTCTGTCTATTCTGTTTACGCTGGGCGTGATGTTCTATATGGATTGGCAATTGACGCTAATTAGTCTTATTCCTTTCCCCATACTTATTGTAGCTACCTATTATTTTAAAAATAGTGTCAACCGCTCTTTCAACCGAGTTCGGAATGCTGTCTCTGCACTAAACGCATTTGTACAGGAGCATATAACAGGGATGCATATTGTACAGGCCTTTGCTGCAGAAGAAAAAGAGTTGAAAAAATTCACCCAGATCAACAAGGAGCACCGCAATGCAAACATCAACGCCATTTTTGCCTACTCCATATTTTTCCCGGTAGTAGAAGTGGTGCTGGCTGTGAGCATGGGTTTGCTTGTATGGTGGATTGCAGGCAACCAGCTGGATGCAGGTTTATTGATTGCTTTTATTCTTTACCTGAACCAGATTTTCAGGCCATTGAGAGTTATTGCAGACAAATTCAATGTGATACAAATGGGTATGATAGCCAGTGAGCGGGTTTTTAAGGTGATGGATAACGATGATGTAATTAAGTATGAAGGGCAGCATGCTCCTGCCTCCATCAAAGGAAAAGTAGAATTTGACCGTGTTTCGTTTGCTTACCTGGAAGATCAGTATGTTTTAAAAGATATTTCATTTTCTGTACAACCAGGCGAAACCGTGGCTTTGGTAGGACATACCGGAAGCGGTAAAACCTCTATTATCAGCCTGCTGAACCGGTTATACCACATCCAGAAAGGGGAGATAAGAATAGATGATGTTAAAATAGAGGAGTATAAACTGGATGCATTGCGCAGCAGTATCGGGGTGGTGCTGCAGGATGTCTTCCTGTTTTCCGGTAGTGTGCTGGATAATATTACACTCCGTAATCCTGCTATCACCCGCGAACAGGTGGAACAGGCCGCGAAGCTGATAGATGTGCATGATTTCATTCTCAGTCTTCCAGGCGGATATGATTACAACGTGATGGAGCGCGGTAATACCCTGAGCTTAGGACAGCGACAGTTGCTCAGCTTTATACGGGCGCTGCTGTACAATCCGTCCATACTTATATTAGATGAGGCCACTTCATCTATAGATACCGAGAGTGAGCTGCTGATACAACATGCAATAGATAAACTTATCTCCGGCCGTACATCAATAGTTATAGCGCACCGCTTGTCCACCATCCGCAAGGCAAATAAGATCATAGTGCTGGATAAAGGCGAGATCAAGGAGATAGGAAACCACGAAGAGCTGCTGGCAAACGGCGGTCATTACAGCAAGCTGGTAGAAATGCAGTTTGAAAAGCTAAAGGGAGTGATTGTGTAA
- the atpB gene encoding F0F1 ATP synthase subunit A, with the protein MGNEDSEAHAADPKNFDAAEVIMEHIMDNHEFHFADVNGHAISIPLPVILYSPQRGLDVFMSSKFEHGHANYKGYKMEHDHIIPITESGAVDETVKVYDLSLTRNVVQMFIALFLLVILMVNVAKKYRRNGANVAPSGFQNAVEPVITFVRDEVGKPNLGHKYEKYMPYLLTIFFFILINNLFGLIPGFANVTGNISFTLVLAVISLIVILFSTNSHFWGHIFWPPGVPFLVKLILIPVEFLGIFIKPAALMIRLFANMVAGHIVIICFISLIFIFGAMNTVAGIGFSPVSMAFTVFIYVIEILVAFIQAFIFTNLTAVFIGQAFETGHGHEEGHGNAVAHGDPHPTAEGKEKEFAL; encoded by the coding sequence ATGGGAAACGAAGACAGCGAAGCGCATGCTGCCGATCCTAAAAACTTTGATGCCGCTGAAGTTATCATGGAACACATCATGGATAATCATGAGTTTCATTTCGCTGATGTAAATGGTCATGCTATTTCAATCCCACTTCCTGTTATTCTTTATTCTCCTCAGCGTGGTTTGGATGTTTTCATGTCTTCAAAATTTGAGCATGGACATGCGAACTACAAGGGTTATAAAATGGAGCACGACCACATCATTCCAATAACTGAAAGTGGAGCTGTGGACGAAACCGTAAAGGTTTACGACCTTTCGCTTACACGTAACGTAGTTCAGATGTTTATAGCCTTATTCTTATTGGTAATACTAATGGTGAATGTGGCTAAGAAATACCGCCGCAATGGTGCTAATGTTGCGCCAAGTGGTTTTCAAAATGCGGTTGAGCCTGTTATCACTTTTGTACGTGACGAAGTAGGTAAGCCAAACCTTGGCCACAAGTACGAGAAGTACATGCCTTACCTGTTGACCATTTTCTTCTTTATCCTGATCAATAACTTATTTGGACTGATACCAGGATTTGCCAACGTAACAGGTAACATCTCTTTTACATTGGTACTGGCTGTTATCTCTCTTATTGTCATCTTATTTAGCACCAACAGTCATTTCTGGGGCCACATCTTCTGGCCTCCAGGCGTGCCTTTCCTGGTTAAGCTGATCCTGATACCGGTAGAATTCCTGGGTATTTTCATTAAGCCAGCGGCATTGATGATACGTCTTTTTGCCAACATGGTAGCAGGTCACATTGTAATCATCTGTTTCATTTCGTTGATCTTCATCTTTGGTGCAATGAATACAGTTGCCGGCATCGGTTTTTCACCCGTATCAATGGCATTCACCGTATTTATTTACGTAATTGAGATCCTGGTTGCATTTATCCAGGCCTTCATCTTCACCAATCTTACTGCGGTATTTATTGGCCAGGCATTTGAAACTGGTCATGGACACGAAGAAGGACATGGTAACGCGGTAGCACATGGCGATCCACATCCTACAGCAGAAGGAAAAGAAAAAGAATTCGCATTATAA
- the atpE gene encoding ATP synthase F0 subunit C, with protein sequence MNIMLEIGPTSLSHLGGALGAGLAAIGAGMGIGQIGRGAVESIARQPEAANDIRANMILTAAFIEGVALFAVIAGILAVLK encoded by the coding sequence ATGAACATTATGTTGGAAATCGGACCTACATCTCTTTCTCACCTGGGTGGAGCATTAGGTGCTGGTTTAGCAGCAATCGGAGCTGGTATGGGTATCGGTCAAATTGGTCGTGGTGCAGTTGAAAGCATCGCTCGTCAGCCAGAAGCAGCTAACGACATTCGTGCAAACATGATCCTGACTGCTGCGTTCATCGAGGGTGTTGCCCTTTTCGCAGTTATCGCAGGTATCCTTGCTGTACTTAAGTAA
- the atpF gene encoding F0F1 ATP synthase subunit B codes for MELLLPGLGLIFWTLVAFIIVFVILRKFAWKPILSSLKERETGIAESLATAERVKAEMALMKSENEAMMAQAREERARMVKEAKEASDKMIAEAKEKAKAEYDRIVADAQIAIQQQKNAALTEVKNQVGKLVIEVSEKVLRRELANKAEQENYIKGLAETVKLN; via the coding sequence ATGGAACTGTTATTACCTGGATTAGGTTTAATTTTCTGGACACTGGTTGCTTTCATCATTGTGTTCGTTATCCTTCGCAAGTTTGCATGGAAGCCGATCCTTAGCTCATTAAAAGAAAGAGAGACTGGTATAGCTGAGTCTTTGGCTACTGCAGAAAGAGTAAAGGCTGAAATGGCCCTGATGAAAAGCGAGAATGAGGCTATGATGGCACAGGCTCGCGAAGAAAGAGCGCGCATGGTGAAAGAAGCAAAGGAAGCCAGCGACAAAATGATTGCTGAGGCAAAAGAAAAAGCAAAAGCTGAATACGATCGTATTGTTGCCGATGCACAGATTGCTATACAACAACAAAAAAATGCTGCACTTACCGAGGTGAAAAACCAGGTAGGTAAGCTGGTGATAGAAGTGAGCGAGAAGGTTCTTCGTCGTGAACTTGCTAACAAAGCAGAGCAGGAGAATTATATAAAAGGATTGGCAGAGACGGTGAAACTCAACTAA
- the atpH gene encoding ATP synthase F1 subunit delta, with product MLNPRLAGRYAKSLIDLAVERNQLEQVHTDMQYMRALIKGSKEFAALLRSPVVPVDTKTKAIGAVTKGKLSDLSTAFINLLVSKNREYYLVDIVEAAVDQYNALKGIHRVKLTTAVPVSEDVKKSIISKIKRDTNLQDIELETSVKEELIGGFVLEFNNNLVDASIVRDLRDVKKQFEQNAFVQQIR from the coding sequence ATGCTTAACCCACGTTTAGCCGGCAGGTATGCAAAGAGTTTGATAGACCTGGCGGTTGAAAGAAATCAACTGGAGCAGGTGCATACTGATATGCAGTATATGCGTGCTCTTATAAAAGGTAGCAAGGAGTTTGCTGCCTTGCTAAGAAGCCCTGTAGTGCCGGTAGATACTAAAACCAAAGCAATAGGTGCGGTTACCAAAGGAAAACTGTCTGACCTTAGTACTGCTTTCATCAACCTGTTGGTAAGTAAGAACAGGGAATACTACCTGGTAGATATAGTTGAAGCTGCGGTTGATCAATACAATGCTTTGAAAGGAATTCACAGGGTGAAGCTGACTACAGCTGTGCCTGTGAGCGAGGATGTAAAAAAATCGATCATTAGCAAGATAAAACGCGACACCAACTTGCAGGATATAGAATTAGAAACTTCTGTAAAAGAAGAGCTGATTGGTGGTTTTGTACTTGAGTTCAATAACAACCTGGTAGATGCCAGTATCGTTCGCGACCTGCGTGATGTAAAGAAGCAGTTTGAACAGAATGCATTTGTGCAGCAGATCAGGTAA